The nucleotide sequence ATCTATAATTTTCATGTATCTAAGGTCATGGTCCTTCTCTTGTCTGTGCGGTTGAGTTTAGGAGAGGATAATCACAGTGCGAAACTTACCCTTCTACGAGTATGTATGATCCAAACTATTTGTAGAAAATTAACTGAACATAATCTTCTTGTACTTAACTGCTCCCAATAAACTGGTGCTCTGCTATTTGTGTTGAAGGCATGGGATCAGCTTCTTCAATGTCTCGGATCAGATTTTTATCCATATATGGAAGATCTTATACCTGATTTGCTCCGCTCTGCTAGACTTGGCTCGGATAGGTATGTACAAACTTCAAAAGCGTTTCATTACTAATTTTGGATGGTTAGTTTCCACACTTATCAGCTGAAAATTGTACATTTCTGCTAAATACGCCACTGAAAGTTGGCATTATACTAGGGTGTGCCTCTGCCTATTAAATGAGATAACTAGTTTGTACACATGCTTAACTGCAACAAGAATAGGTTACAATAGGTAACGAAGTTTACCATAGCCATATAACAATGACTGGACAAGTTGATGCACTGACCATGAATAAGGTTCTTAGCGAACTTTGGCTTTTCTACTAACACACATTTCTTTACAGTGGCACAGAACGTGTTATTCTGACGGAGAAACTTAGGGCATGTGAACTTTTACTTCGCTTAGCTAGACAGTTCAAAGGGATGTTCTCTCCATGGATCGATCAGGTTGGTTTTGAAGCTTTGAATTTTCATTCAGCATATGCCTTTCTTATTTAAATTTCACATTATTTGGGCAGGTTTCTGAAACACTGATACCACTTGTGACATTTCATGATGAAGATATCCGAAAAATAGCTGTTTCAGGTACTGTTTTACTTGATAAagcctttccttttttttcctttcattcgCCTATTCTTTGATTTTATCAGTCTTTTCCCTTCTGTTAAGCATTTTGGATAAATAGTTGTTGCTTAAGCCATGCCAAGGCTATTGCTTTCAGCAAAACTTGCTATTGAGACGAAAGAAGCACCTGGCCTTACAAATTCCCATTCGCATAAACTAGTGGTCCAAATTGTACCATCTCTGCTGGAGGCTCTGGATGAGGTACGCGCAgtctatataattttcttttttcactcaATTTGTTCTTTCCAGTAACCAAAGttgaatttcaatttatatgcagGAAACTGATGGTAAAAATTGCGCAAAGATATTGCGATCATTAACCAAATGCATCGAGGTTGCCATGTTTTGTCATGTTTTGGCCATTTGATATGTGGAACCTGCCTGAAACTTCTGAATAATCCACTAAATTCTCTCTGCAGATTGCTGGAGCATTTCTTAGCAAAGAGCAGATTCAGTTGACAGCTACTGGGATAGAGCAGGTTCTCGAAGCAACATCAGAAAGCCA is from Capsicum annuum cultivar UCD-10X-F1 chromosome 5, UCD10Xv1.1, whole genome shotgun sequence and encodes:
- the LOC107872547 gene encoding importin-5 gives rise to the protein MSSLCLSCRSYILEPRLQAIVSKLLQLIKSPSPEVHAESLNALASVAITSKDLFSTYYDSVITSLKKLLDDATSKSVQNNTVKLHLDNAVECIWTVAIAVGKDIFKKDAAEVMVLLLSVRLSLGEDNHSAKLTLLRAWDQLLQCLGSDFYPYMEDLIPDLLRSARLGSDSGTERVILTEKLRACELLLRLARQFKGMFSPWIDQVSETLIPLVTFHDEDIRKIAVSAMPRLLLSAKLAIETKEAPGLTNSHSHKLVVQIVPSLLEALDEETDGKNCAKILRSLTKCIEIAGAFLSKEQIQLTATGIEQVLEATSESHFSKEETVTELEKEIIKEVRRHHDL